Proteins encoded by one window of Bactrocera oleae isolate idBacOlea1 chromosome 4, idBacOlea1, whole genome shotgun sequence:
- the LOC106620218 gene encoding aquaporin AQPAn.G isoform X6, which produces MQNSTLDKIISFLGELIGTGLLIFLGCMGCVQNDAFENSHFQMTFNFGLVVLIIIQCFGCVSGAHLNPVVTLAAYIYNSISLPMAGIYFVGQMLGGFIGYGLLKALIPNNTVSLERPHNLCVTAVHDDINVWQGLAIEFVITGVLIFTCCSVWDPRNAKFQDSLPIRFGLVIVCLGITAGQFTGASMNPVRSFAPAVWNSDYQDQWIYWVGPFGGSTVFAIVYKAIFRRDVIEEKVNNKLRVMEELPLS; this is translated from the exons ATGCAGAACAGTACGTTGGATAAAATCATCAGCTTCCTAGGTGAGCTAATCGGCACCGGACTGCTGATCTTTCTCGGCTGTATGGGTTGTGTGCAAAATGACGCCTTCGAAAATAGTCACTTTCAAATGACATTTAACTTCGGTTTGGTCGTCCTGATCATAATCCAATGCTTCGGCTGTGTCTCCGGTGCACATCTGAATCCGGTCGTAACCTTGGCTGCCTATATTTACAATTCAATTTCATTGCCGATGGCTGGTATCTATTTTGTCGGACAAATGTTGGGCGGTTTCATCGGTTACGGTCTGCTGAAGGCGCTCATACCCAACAATACCGTCTCATTGGAAAGACCACACAATCTCTGTGTGACCGCTGTGCATGACGACATTAACGTCTGGCAGGGTTTGGCTATTGAGTTTGTTATTACTGGTGTGCTGATTTTCACCTGCTGCAGTGTCTGGGACCCACGTAATGCCAAATTCCAAGATTCACTGCCAATTCGTTTCGGTTTGGTCATCGTTTGCCTTGGCATCACAGCG GGCCAATTTACCGGTGCCAGCATGAATCCAGTTAGATCTTTCGCGCCTGCTGTGTGGAACTCAGACTACCAGGATCAATGGATATACTGGGTTGGTCCATTTGGAGGCTCAACGGTGTTTGCTATCGTCTATAAGGCGATCTTCAGACGCGATGTTATTGAAGAGAAGGTCAACAACAAATTGCGTGTCATGGAAGAATTGCCACTCTCATAA
- the LOC106620218 gene encoding aquaporin AQPAn.G isoform X1, whose translation MLHVERFQSRLFKYDEVELMKSKLKCIHRNMPVKLEYNMSSTPFNRCLDKLKMQNSTLDKIISFLGELIGTGLLIFLGCMGCVQNDAFENSHFQMTFNFGLVVLIIIQCFGCVSGAHLNPVVTLAAYIYNSISLPMAGIYFVGQMLGGFIGYGLLKALIPNNTVSLERPHNLCVTAVHDDINVWQGLAIEFVITGVLIFTCCSVWDPRNAKFQDSLPIRFGLVIVCLGITAGQFTGASMNPVRSFAPAVWNSDYQDQWIYWVGPFGGSTVFAIVYKAIFRRDVIEEKVNNKLRVMEELPLS comes from the exons ATGCTTCATGTCGAAAGATTTCAGTCAAGGCTATTCAAATACGACGAAGTAGAGCTGATGAAGTCCAAGTTAAAATGCATACACAGAAATATGCCTGTCAAGTTAGAATATAATATGTCTTCCACTCCATTCAACCG CTGCCTTGACAAATTGAAAATGCAGAACAGTACGTTGGATAAAATCATCAGCTTCCTAGGTGAGCTAATCGGCACCGGACTGCTGATCTTTCTCGGCTGTATGGGTTGTGTGCAAAATGACGCCTTCGAAAATAGTCACTTTCAAATGACATTTAACTTCGGTTTGGTCGTCCTGATCATAATCCAATGCTTCGGCTGTGTCTCCGGTGCACATCTGAATCCGGTCGTAACCTTGGCTGCCTATATTTACAATTCAATTTCATTGCCGATGGCTGGTATCTATTTTGTCGGACAAATGTTGGGCGGTTTCATCGGTTACGGTCTGCTGAAGGCGCTCATACCCAACAATACCGTCTCATTGGAAAGACCACACAATCTCTGTGTGACCGCTGTGCATGACGACATTAACGTCTGGCAGGGTTTGGCTATTGAGTTTGTTATTACTGGTGTGCTGATTTTCACCTGCTGCAGTGTCTGGGACCCACGTAATGCCAAATTCCAAGATTCACTGCCAATTCGTTTCGGTTTGGTCATCGTTTGCCTTGGCATCACAGCG GGCCAATTTACCGGTGCCAGCATGAATCCAGTTAGATCTTTCGCGCCTGCTGTGTGGAACTCAGACTACCAGGATCAATGGATATACTGGGTTGGTCCATTTGGAGGCTCAACGGTGTTTGCTATCGTCTATAAGGCGATCTTCAGACGCGATGTTATTGAAGAGAAGGTCAACAACAAATTGCGTGTCATGGAAGAATTGCCACTCTCATAA
- the LOC106618914 gene encoding aquaporin AQPAn.G isoform X5, whose protein sequence is MTVESASDPKTVPIPDSNQSSRSCLDKLKMKNSTLDKICSFLGELIGTGLLVFLGCMGCVKNAAYENNHFQMTFNFGLVVLVIIQCFGCVSGAHLNPAVTLAAYIYNLVSLPMAGIYFVGQMLGGFIGYGLLKALIPNNAVSLEGPHNLCVTTVHGDIDAWQGCAIEFIITGVLIFTCCGVWDPRNAKFHDSVAIRFGLAIACLAITAGQFTGASMNPARSFAPALWNSDFQDHWIYWVGPLAGSAVCAIVYKVIFRREVVEEKVNNKLRAMEEVPLS, encoded by the exons ATGACCGTTGAGTCCGCGTCTGATCCGAAAACTGTGCCGATACCAGATTCAAATCAGTCTTCCAGAAG TTGCCTTGACAAATTGAAAATGAAGAACAGTACGTTGGATAAAATCTGCAGCTTCCTCGGCGAGCTTATTGGCACCGGACTGCTGGTATTTCTCGGCTGTATGGGTTGTGTGAAAAATGCCGCCTACGAAAATAATCACTTTCAAATGACATTTAACTTCGGTTTGGTCGTCTTGGTCATAATCCAATGCTTCGGCTGTGTCTCCGGTGCACATCTGAACCCGGCCGTAACCTTGGCTGCCTACATTTACAATTTGGTTTCATTGCCGATGGCTGGTATCTATTTTGTCGGGCAAATGTTAGGCGGTTTCATCGGTTACGGTCTGCTGAAGGCGCTCATACCCAACAATGCCGTCTCATTGGAGGGACCACACAATCTCTGTGTGACCACTGTGCATGGAGACATTGACGCCTGGCAGGGATGTGCTATTGAGTTTATCATTACCGGTGTGCTGATTTTCACCTGCTGCGGTGTCTGGGACCCACGTAATGCCAAATTCCATGATTCAGTGGCAATTCGTTTCGGTTTGGCCATCGCTTGCCTTGCCATCACAGCG GGCCAATTCACCGGTGCCAGCATGAATCCAGCTAGATCTTTCGCGCCTGCTTTATGGAACTCAGACTTCCAGGATCATTGGATATACTGGGTTGGTCCATTGGCCGGCTCAGCGGTGTGTGCTATTGTCTATAAGGTGATCTTCAGACGCGAAGTTGTTGAAGAGAAGGTCAACAACAAATTGCGCGCCATGGAGGAGGTGCCACTCTCATAA
- the LOC106620218 gene encoding aquaporin AQPAn.G isoform X5 has protein sequence MNNGTSCLDKLKMQNSTLDKIISFLGELIGTGLLIFLGCMGCVQNDAFENSHFQMTFNFGLVVLIIIQCFGCVSGAHLNPVVTLAAYIYNSISLPMAGIYFVGQMLGGFIGYGLLKALIPNNTVSLERPHNLCVTAVHDDINVWQGLAIEFVITGVLIFTCCSVWDPRNAKFQDSLPIRFGLVIVCLGITAGQFTGASMNPVRSFAPAVWNSDYQDQWIYWVGPFGGSTVFAIVYKAIFRRDVIEEKVNNKLRVMEELPLS, from the exons ATGAATAACGGGACAAG CTGCCTTGACAAATTGAAAATGCAGAACAGTACGTTGGATAAAATCATCAGCTTCCTAGGTGAGCTAATCGGCACCGGACTGCTGATCTTTCTCGGCTGTATGGGTTGTGTGCAAAATGACGCCTTCGAAAATAGTCACTTTCAAATGACATTTAACTTCGGTTTGGTCGTCCTGATCATAATCCAATGCTTCGGCTGTGTCTCCGGTGCACATCTGAATCCGGTCGTAACCTTGGCTGCCTATATTTACAATTCAATTTCATTGCCGATGGCTGGTATCTATTTTGTCGGACAAATGTTGGGCGGTTTCATCGGTTACGGTCTGCTGAAGGCGCTCATACCCAACAATACCGTCTCATTGGAAAGACCACACAATCTCTGTGTGACCGCTGTGCATGACGACATTAACGTCTGGCAGGGTTTGGCTATTGAGTTTGTTATTACTGGTGTGCTGATTTTCACCTGCTGCAGTGTCTGGGACCCACGTAATGCCAAATTCCAAGATTCACTGCCAATTCGTTTCGGTTTGGTCATCGTTTGCCTTGGCATCACAGCG GGCCAATTTACCGGTGCCAGCATGAATCCAGTTAGATCTTTCGCGCCTGCTGTGTGGAACTCAGACTACCAGGATCAATGGATATACTGGGTTGGTCCATTTGGAGGCTCAACGGTGTTTGCTATCGTCTATAAGGCGATCTTCAGACGCGATGTTATTGAAGAGAAGGTCAACAACAAATTGCGTGTCATGGAAGAATTGCCACTCTCATAA
- the LOC106618914 gene encoding aquaporin AQPAn.G isoform X2 — protein sequence MRKVVSKLFKYDEVELMKSKLKCIHRNMRVKLEYNMSSTPFNRCLDKLKMKNSTLDKICSFLGELIGTGLLVFLGCMGCVKNAAYENNHFQMTFNFGLVVLVIIQCFGCVSGAHLNPAVTLAAYIYNLVSLPMAGIYFVGQMLGGFIGYGLLKALIPNNAVSLEGPHNLCVTTVHGDIDAWQGCAIEFIITGVLIFTCCGVWDPRNAKFHDSVAIRFGLAIACLAITAGQFTGASMNPARSFAPALWNSDFQDHWIYWVGPLAGSAVCAIVYKVIFRREVVEEKVNNKLRAMEEVPLS from the exons ATGAGAAAAGTGGTGT CAAAGCTATTCAAATACGACGAAGTAGAGCTGATGAAGTCTAAGTTAAAATGCATACACAGAAATATGCGTGTCAAGTTAGAATATAATATGTCCTCCACTCCATTCAACCG TTGCCTTGACAAATTGAAAATGAAGAACAGTACGTTGGATAAAATCTGCAGCTTCCTCGGCGAGCTTATTGGCACCGGACTGCTGGTATTTCTCGGCTGTATGGGTTGTGTGAAAAATGCCGCCTACGAAAATAATCACTTTCAAATGACATTTAACTTCGGTTTGGTCGTCTTGGTCATAATCCAATGCTTCGGCTGTGTCTCCGGTGCACATCTGAACCCGGCCGTAACCTTGGCTGCCTACATTTACAATTTGGTTTCATTGCCGATGGCTGGTATCTATTTTGTCGGGCAAATGTTAGGCGGTTTCATCGGTTACGGTCTGCTGAAGGCGCTCATACCCAACAATGCCGTCTCATTGGAGGGACCACACAATCTCTGTGTGACCACTGTGCATGGAGACATTGACGCCTGGCAGGGATGTGCTATTGAGTTTATCATTACCGGTGTGCTGATTTTCACCTGCTGCGGTGTCTGGGACCCACGTAATGCCAAATTCCATGATTCAGTGGCAATTCGTTTCGGTTTGGCCATCGCTTGCCTTGCCATCACAGCG GGCCAATTCACCGGTGCCAGCATGAATCCAGCTAGATCTTTCGCGCCTGCTTTATGGAACTCAGACTTCCAGGATCATTGGATATACTGGGTTGGTCCATTGGCCGGCTCAGCGGTGTGTGCTATTGTCTATAAGGTGATCTTCAGACGCGAAGTTGTTGAAGAGAAGGTCAACAACAAATTGCGCGCCATGGAGGAGGTGCCACTCTCATAA
- the LOC106618914 gene encoding aquaporin AQPAn.G isoform X4, whose product MSSKNNSVQPIKIEDELASMKTLSCLDKLKMKNSTLDKICSFLGELIGTGLLVFLGCMGCVKNAAYENNHFQMTFNFGLVVLVIIQCFGCVSGAHLNPAVTLAAYIYNLVSLPMAGIYFVGQMLGGFIGYGLLKALIPNNAVSLEGPHNLCVTTVHGDIDAWQGCAIEFIITGVLIFTCCGVWDPRNAKFHDSVAIRFGLAIACLAITAGQFTGASMNPARSFAPALWNSDFQDHWIYWVGPLAGSAVCAIVYKVIFRREVVEEKVNNKLRAMEEVPLS is encoded by the exons ATGTCCAGCAAAAATAACTCAGTGCAGCCCATTAAAATTGAGGATGAGCTGGCGTCGATGAAGACACTAAG TTGCCTTGACAAATTGAAAATGAAGAACAGTACGTTGGATAAAATCTGCAGCTTCCTCGGCGAGCTTATTGGCACCGGACTGCTGGTATTTCTCGGCTGTATGGGTTGTGTGAAAAATGCCGCCTACGAAAATAATCACTTTCAAATGACATTTAACTTCGGTTTGGTCGTCTTGGTCATAATCCAATGCTTCGGCTGTGTCTCCGGTGCACATCTGAACCCGGCCGTAACCTTGGCTGCCTACATTTACAATTTGGTTTCATTGCCGATGGCTGGTATCTATTTTGTCGGGCAAATGTTAGGCGGTTTCATCGGTTACGGTCTGCTGAAGGCGCTCATACCCAACAATGCCGTCTCATTGGAGGGACCACACAATCTCTGTGTGACCACTGTGCATGGAGACATTGACGCCTGGCAGGGATGTGCTATTGAGTTTATCATTACCGGTGTGCTGATTTTCACCTGCTGCGGTGTCTGGGACCCACGTAATGCCAAATTCCATGATTCAGTGGCAATTCGTTTCGGTTTGGCCATCGCTTGCCTTGCCATCACAGCG GGCCAATTCACCGGTGCCAGCATGAATCCAGCTAGATCTTTCGCGCCTGCTTTATGGAACTCAGACTTCCAGGATCATTGGATATACTGGGTTGGTCCATTGGCCGGCTCAGCGGTGTGTGCTATTGTCTATAAGGTGATCTTCAGACGCGAAGTTGTTGAAGAGAAGGTCAACAACAAATTGCGCGCCATGGAGGAGGTGCCACTCTCATAA
- the LOC106618914 gene encoding aquaporin AQPAn.G isoform X1, translating into MLHVERFQSKLFKYDEVELMKSKLKCIHRNMRVKLEYNMSSTPFNRCLDKLKMKNSTLDKICSFLGELIGTGLLVFLGCMGCVKNAAYENNHFQMTFNFGLVVLVIIQCFGCVSGAHLNPAVTLAAYIYNLVSLPMAGIYFVGQMLGGFIGYGLLKALIPNNAVSLEGPHNLCVTTVHGDIDAWQGCAIEFIITGVLIFTCCGVWDPRNAKFHDSVAIRFGLAIACLAITAGQFTGASMNPARSFAPALWNSDFQDHWIYWVGPLAGSAVCAIVYKVIFRREVVEEKVNNKLRAMEEVPLS; encoded by the exons ATGCTTCATGTCGAAAGATTTCAGTCAAAGCTATTCAAATACGACGAAGTAGAGCTGATGAAGTCTAAGTTAAAATGCATACACAGAAATATGCGTGTCAAGTTAGAATATAATATGTCCTCCACTCCATTCAACCG TTGCCTTGACAAATTGAAAATGAAGAACAGTACGTTGGATAAAATCTGCAGCTTCCTCGGCGAGCTTATTGGCACCGGACTGCTGGTATTTCTCGGCTGTATGGGTTGTGTGAAAAATGCCGCCTACGAAAATAATCACTTTCAAATGACATTTAACTTCGGTTTGGTCGTCTTGGTCATAATCCAATGCTTCGGCTGTGTCTCCGGTGCACATCTGAACCCGGCCGTAACCTTGGCTGCCTACATTTACAATTTGGTTTCATTGCCGATGGCTGGTATCTATTTTGTCGGGCAAATGTTAGGCGGTTTCATCGGTTACGGTCTGCTGAAGGCGCTCATACCCAACAATGCCGTCTCATTGGAGGGACCACACAATCTCTGTGTGACCACTGTGCATGGAGACATTGACGCCTGGCAGGGATGTGCTATTGAGTTTATCATTACCGGTGTGCTGATTTTCACCTGCTGCGGTGTCTGGGACCCACGTAATGCCAAATTCCATGATTCAGTGGCAATTCGTTTCGGTTTGGCCATCGCTTGCCTTGCCATCACAGCG GGCCAATTCACCGGTGCCAGCATGAATCCAGCTAGATCTTTCGCGCCTGCTTTATGGAACTCAGACTTCCAGGATCATTGGATATACTGGGTTGGTCCATTGGCCGGCTCAGCGGTGTGTGCTATTGTCTATAAGGTGATCTTCAGACGCGAAGTTGTTGAAGAGAAGGTCAACAACAAATTGCGCGCCATGGAGGAGGTGCCACTCTCATAA
- the LOC106618914 gene encoding aquaporin AQPAn.G isoform X7 codes for MKNSTLDKICSFLGELIGTGLLVFLGCMGCVKNAAYENNHFQMTFNFGLVVLVIIQCFGCVSGAHLNPAVTLAAYIYNLVSLPMAGIYFVGQMLGGFIGYGLLKALIPNNAVSLEGPHNLCVTTVHGDIDAWQGCAIEFIITGVLIFTCCGVWDPRNAKFHDSVAIRFGLAIACLAITAGQFTGASMNPARSFAPALWNSDFQDHWIYWVGPLAGSAVCAIVYKVIFRREVVEEKVNNKLRAMEEVPLS; via the exons ATGAAGAACAGTACGTTGGATAAAATCTGCAGCTTCCTCGGCGAGCTTATTGGCACCGGACTGCTGGTATTTCTCGGCTGTATGGGTTGTGTGAAAAATGCCGCCTACGAAAATAATCACTTTCAAATGACATTTAACTTCGGTTTGGTCGTCTTGGTCATAATCCAATGCTTCGGCTGTGTCTCCGGTGCACATCTGAACCCGGCCGTAACCTTGGCTGCCTACATTTACAATTTGGTTTCATTGCCGATGGCTGGTATCTATTTTGTCGGGCAAATGTTAGGCGGTTTCATCGGTTACGGTCTGCTGAAGGCGCTCATACCCAACAATGCCGTCTCATTGGAGGGACCACACAATCTCTGTGTGACCACTGTGCATGGAGACATTGACGCCTGGCAGGGATGTGCTATTGAGTTTATCATTACCGGTGTGCTGATTTTCACCTGCTGCGGTGTCTGGGACCCACGTAATGCCAAATTCCATGATTCAGTGGCAATTCGTTTCGGTTTGGCCATCGCTTGCCTTGCCATCACAGCG GGCCAATTCACCGGTGCCAGCATGAATCCAGCTAGATCTTTCGCGCCTGCTTTATGGAACTCAGACTTCCAGGATCATTGGATATACTGGGTTGGTCCATTGGCCGGCTCAGCGGTGTGTGCTATTGTCTATAAGGTGATCTTCAGACGCGAAGTTGTTGAAGAGAAGGTCAACAACAAATTGCGCGCCATGGAGGAGGTGCCACTCTCATAA
- the LOC106620218 gene encoding aquaporin AQPAn.G isoform X4, which produces MSAISYSTSILAVPTNGCLDKLKMQNSTLDKIISFLGELIGTGLLIFLGCMGCVQNDAFENSHFQMTFNFGLVVLIIIQCFGCVSGAHLNPVVTLAAYIYNSISLPMAGIYFVGQMLGGFIGYGLLKALIPNNTVSLERPHNLCVTAVHDDINVWQGLAIEFVITGVLIFTCCSVWDPRNAKFQDSLPIRFGLVIVCLGITAGQFTGASMNPVRSFAPAVWNSDYQDQWIYWVGPFGGSTVFAIVYKAIFRRDVIEEKVNNKLRVMEELPLS; this is translated from the exons CTGCCTTGACAAATTGAAAATGCAGAACAGTACGTTGGATAAAATCATCAGCTTCCTAGGTGAGCTAATCGGCACCGGACTGCTGATCTTTCTCGGCTGTATGGGTTGTGTGCAAAATGACGCCTTCGAAAATAGTCACTTTCAAATGACATTTAACTTCGGTTTGGTCGTCCTGATCATAATCCAATGCTTCGGCTGTGTCTCCGGTGCACATCTGAATCCGGTCGTAACCTTGGCTGCCTATATTTACAATTCAATTTCATTGCCGATGGCTGGTATCTATTTTGTCGGACAAATGTTGGGCGGTTTCATCGGTTACGGTCTGCTGAAGGCGCTCATACCCAACAATACCGTCTCATTGGAAAGACCACACAATCTCTGTGTGACCGCTGTGCATGACGACATTAACGTCTGGCAGGGTTTGGCTATTGAGTTTGTTATTACTGGTGTGCTGATTTTCACCTGCTGCAGTGTCTGGGACCCACGTAATGCCAAATTCCAAGATTCACTGCCAATTCGTTTCGGTTTGGTCATCGTTTGCCTTGGCATCACAGCG GGCCAATTTACCGGTGCCAGCATGAATCCAGTTAGATCTTTCGCGCCTGCTGTGTGGAACTCAGACTACCAGGATCAATGGATATACTGGGTTGGTCCATTTGGAGGCTCAACGGTGTTTGCTATCGTCTATAAGGCGATCTTCAGACGCGATGTTATTGAAGAGAAGGTCAACAACAAATTGCGTGTCATGGAAGAATTGCCACTCTCATAA
- the LOC106620218 gene encoding aquaporin AQPAn.G isoform X3, with protein sequence MSWRQCIYRGGSESVYGCLDKLKMQNSTLDKIISFLGELIGTGLLIFLGCMGCVQNDAFENSHFQMTFNFGLVVLIIIQCFGCVSGAHLNPVVTLAAYIYNSISLPMAGIYFVGQMLGGFIGYGLLKALIPNNTVSLERPHNLCVTAVHDDINVWQGLAIEFVITGVLIFTCCSVWDPRNAKFQDSLPIRFGLVIVCLGITAGQFTGASMNPVRSFAPAVWNSDYQDQWIYWVGPFGGSTVFAIVYKAIFRRDVIEEKVNNKLRVMEELPLS encoded by the exons CTGCCTTGACAAATTGAAAATGCAGAACAGTACGTTGGATAAAATCATCAGCTTCCTAGGTGAGCTAATCGGCACCGGACTGCTGATCTTTCTCGGCTGTATGGGTTGTGTGCAAAATGACGCCTTCGAAAATAGTCACTTTCAAATGACATTTAACTTCGGTTTGGTCGTCCTGATCATAATCCAATGCTTCGGCTGTGTCTCCGGTGCACATCTGAATCCGGTCGTAACCTTGGCTGCCTATATTTACAATTCAATTTCATTGCCGATGGCTGGTATCTATTTTGTCGGACAAATGTTGGGCGGTTTCATCGGTTACGGTCTGCTGAAGGCGCTCATACCCAACAATACCGTCTCATTGGAAAGACCACACAATCTCTGTGTGACCGCTGTGCATGACGACATTAACGTCTGGCAGGGTTTGGCTATTGAGTTTGTTATTACTGGTGTGCTGATTTTCACCTGCTGCAGTGTCTGGGACCCACGTAATGCCAAATTCCAAGATTCACTGCCAATTCGTTTCGGTTTGGTCATCGTTTGCCTTGGCATCACAGCG GGCCAATTTACCGGTGCCAGCATGAATCCAGTTAGATCTTTCGCGCCTGCTGTGTGGAACTCAGACTACCAGGATCAATGGATATACTGGGTTGGTCCATTTGGAGGCTCAACGGTGTTTGCTATCGTCTATAAGGCGATCTTCAGACGCGATGTTATTGAAGAGAAGGTCAACAACAAATTGCGTGTCATGGAAGAATTGCCACTCTCATAA
- the LOC106620218 gene encoding aquaporin AQPAn.G isoform X2, with translation MTVESAPDPTTVPIPDSNQSSRSCLDKLKMQNSTLDKIISFLGELIGTGLLIFLGCMGCVQNDAFENSHFQMTFNFGLVVLIIIQCFGCVSGAHLNPVVTLAAYIYNSISLPMAGIYFVGQMLGGFIGYGLLKALIPNNTVSLERPHNLCVTAVHDDINVWQGLAIEFVITGVLIFTCCSVWDPRNAKFQDSLPIRFGLVIVCLGITAGQFTGASMNPVRSFAPAVWNSDYQDQWIYWVGPFGGSTVFAIVYKAIFRRDVIEEKVNNKLRVMEELPLS, from the exons ATGACCGTTGAGTCCGCGCCTGATCCGACAACTGTGCCGATACCAGATTCAAATCAGTCTTCCAGAAG CTGCCTTGACAAATTGAAAATGCAGAACAGTACGTTGGATAAAATCATCAGCTTCCTAGGTGAGCTAATCGGCACCGGACTGCTGATCTTTCTCGGCTGTATGGGTTGTGTGCAAAATGACGCCTTCGAAAATAGTCACTTTCAAATGACATTTAACTTCGGTTTGGTCGTCCTGATCATAATCCAATGCTTCGGCTGTGTCTCCGGTGCACATCTGAATCCGGTCGTAACCTTGGCTGCCTATATTTACAATTCAATTTCATTGCCGATGGCTGGTATCTATTTTGTCGGACAAATGTTGGGCGGTTTCATCGGTTACGGTCTGCTGAAGGCGCTCATACCCAACAATACCGTCTCATTGGAAAGACCACACAATCTCTGTGTGACCGCTGTGCATGACGACATTAACGTCTGGCAGGGTTTGGCTATTGAGTTTGTTATTACTGGTGTGCTGATTTTCACCTGCTGCAGTGTCTGGGACCCACGTAATGCCAAATTCCAAGATTCACTGCCAATTCGTTTCGGTTTGGTCATCGTTTGCCTTGGCATCACAGCG GGCCAATTTACCGGTGCCAGCATGAATCCAGTTAGATCTTTCGCGCCTGCTGTGTGGAACTCAGACTACCAGGATCAATGGATATACTGGGTTGGTCCATTTGGAGGCTCAACGGTGTTTGCTATCGTCTATAAGGCGATCTTCAGACGCGATGTTATTGAAGAGAAGGTCAACAACAAATTGCGTGTCATGGAAGAATTGCCACTCTCATAA
- the LOC106618914 gene encoding aquaporin AQPAn.G isoform X6, whose amino-acid sequence MTDDNITHISEISCLDKLKMKNSTLDKICSFLGELIGTGLLVFLGCMGCVKNAAYENNHFQMTFNFGLVVLVIIQCFGCVSGAHLNPAVTLAAYIYNLVSLPMAGIYFVGQMLGGFIGYGLLKALIPNNAVSLEGPHNLCVTTVHGDIDAWQGCAIEFIITGVLIFTCCGVWDPRNAKFHDSVAIRFGLAIACLAITAGQFTGASMNPARSFAPALWNSDFQDHWIYWVGPLAGSAVCAIVYKVIFRREVVEEKVNNKLRAMEEVPLS is encoded by the exons TTGCCTTGACAAATTGAAAATGAAGAACAGTACGTTGGATAAAATCTGCAGCTTCCTCGGCGAGCTTATTGGCACCGGACTGCTGGTATTTCTCGGCTGTATGGGTTGTGTGAAAAATGCCGCCTACGAAAATAATCACTTTCAAATGACATTTAACTTCGGTTTGGTCGTCTTGGTCATAATCCAATGCTTCGGCTGTGTCTCCGGTGCACATCTGAACCCGGCCGTAACCTTGGCTGCCTACATTTACAATTTGGTTTCATTGCCGATGGCTGGTATCTATTTTGTCGGGCAAATGTTAGGCGGTTTCATCGGTTACGGTCTGCTGAAGGCGCTCATACCCAACAATGCCGTCTCATTGGAGGGACCACACAATCTCTGTGTGACCACTGTGCATGGAGACATTGACGCCTGGCAGGGATGTGCTATTGAGTTTATCATTACCGGTGTGCTGATTTTCACCTGCTGCGGTGTCTGGGACCCACGTAATGCCAAATTCCATGATTCAGTGGCAATTCGTTTCGGTTTGGCCATCGCTTGCCTTGCCATCACAGCG GGCCAATTCACCGGTGCCAGCATGAATCCAGCTAGATCTTTCGCGCCTGCTTTATGGAACTCAGACTTCCAGGATCATTGGATATACTGGGTTGGTCCATTGGCCGGCTCAGCGGTGTGTGCTATTGTCTATAAGGTGATCTTCAGACGCGAAGTTGTTGAAGAGAAGGTCAACAACAAATTGCGCGCCATGGAGGAGGTGCCACTCTCATAA